A stretch of the Meles meles chromosome 19, mMelMel3.1 paternal haplotype, whole genome shotgun sequence genome encodes the following:
- the SYT3 gene encoding synaptotagmin-3 isoform X1: MSGDYEDDLCRRALILVSDLCARVRDADTNDRCQEFNDLRIRGYPRGPDADISVSLLSVIVTFCGIVLLGVSLFVSWKLCWVPWRDKGGSAVGGGPLRKDLGPGVGLAGLVGGGGHHLGAGLGGHPLLGGPHHHAHTTHHPPFAELLEPGSLGGSDPPEPSYLDMDSYPEAAAAAVAAGVKPSQTSPELPSEGGAGSGLLLLPPSGGGLPSAQSHQQVTSLAPTTRYPALPRPLTQQTLTPQPDPGSEERPPALPLPLPGGEEKAKLIGQIKPELYQGTGPGGRRGGGAPGSGDAGGGAPCGRISFALRYLYGSDQLVVRILQALDLPAKDSNGFSDPYVKIYLLPDRKKKFQTKVHRKTLNPVFNETFQFSVPLAELAQRKLHFSVYDFDRFSRHDLIGQVVLDNLLELAEQPPDRPLWRDIVEGGSEKADLGELNFSLCYLPTAGRLTVTIIKASNLKAMDLTGFSDPYVKASLISEGRRLKKRKTSIKKNTLNPTYNEALVFDVAPESVESVGLSIAVVDYDCIGHNEVIGVCRVGPDAADPHGREHWAEMLANPRKPVEHWHQLVEEKTLSSFTKGSKGLSEKENSE, encoded by the exons ATGTCAGGCGACTACGAGGATGACCTCTGCCGGCGGGCACTCATCCTGGTCTCAGACCTCTGTGCACGGGTCCGAGATGCCGACACCAATGACAGGTGCCAGGAGTTCAACGACCTGCGAATTCGAGGCTATCCCCGGGGCCCAGATGCAG ACATCTCCGTGAGCCTGCTGTCGGTCATCGTGACATTCTGTGGCATTGTCCTTCTGGGCGTCTCCCTCTTCGTGTCCTGGAAATTGTGCTGGGTGCCCTGGCGGGACAAGGGAGGCTCAGCAGTGGGCGGGGGCCCCCTGCGCAAAGACCTAGGCCCTGGGGTTGGGCTGGCAGGCCTGGTAGGCGGTGGTGGGCACCATCTGGGGGCTGGCCTGGGTGGCCATCCTCTGCTGGGGGGTCCACACCACCATGCCCACACCACCCACCATCCGCCCTTCGCTGAGCTGCTGGAGCCAGGCAGCCTGGGGGGCTCTGACCCCCCTGAGCCCTCCTACTTGGACATGGACTCATACCCAGAGGCGGCGGCAGCTGCAGTGGCCGCTGGGGTCAAACCGAGCCAGACATCTCCTGAACTCCCCTCTGAGGGAGGTGCAGGCTCTGGGCTGCTCCTGCTGCCCCCCAGTGGTGGGGGCTTGCCCAGTGCCCAGTCGCATCAGCAGGTCACAAGCCTGGCACCCACCACCAG GTACCCAGCCCTACCCCGGCCCCTCACCCAGCAGACCCTGACCCCCCAGCCGGACCCTGGCAGTGAGGAGCGGCCGCCTGCCCTACCCTTACCCTTGCCGGGCGGGGAGGAAAAAGCCAAACTCATCGGGCAGATCAAGCCAGAGCTGTATCAGGGGACTGGACCAGGCGGCCGGCGCGGCGGCGGGGCCCCGGGCTCCGGAGATGCCGGTGGGGGGGCGCCCTGTGGCCGCATCAGTTTCGCCCTGCGGTACCTCTATGGCTCAGACCAGCTGGTGGTGCGGATCCTGCAGGCCTTGGACCTCCCGGCCAAGGACTCCAACGGCTTCTCAGACCCCTACGTCAAGATCTACCTGCTGCCAGACCGCAAGAAAAAGTTCCAGACCAAG GTCCACAGGAAGACGCTGAACCCTGTGTTCAATGAGACATTCCAGTTCTCCGTGCCGCTGGCTGAGCTGGCCCAGCGCAAACTGCACTTCAGCGTCTATGACTTCGACCGCTTCTCGCGGCACGACCTCATCGGCCAAGTGGTGCTGGACAACCTCCTGGAGCTGGCTGAGCAGCCCCCCGACCGCCCACTCTGGAGGGACATCGTGGAGGGCGGCTCG GAAAAGGCAGATCTTGGGGAGCTCAACTTCTCACTCTGCTACCTCCCCACGGCTGGGCGCCTCACCGTGACTATCATCAAAGCCTCTAACCTCAAAGCGATGGACCTCACCGGCTTCTCAG ACCCCTACGTGAAGGCCTCTCTGATCAGTGAGGGGCGGCGTTTGAAGAAGCGGAAAACCTCCATCAAGAAGAACACACTGAACCCCACGTACAACGAGGCGCTGGTGTTCGACGTGGCCCCGGAGAGCGTGGAGAGCGTGGGGCTCAGCATCGCGGTGGTAGACTACGATTG CATCGGGCACAACGAGGTGATTGGCGTGTGCCGCGTGGGCCCGGACGCCGCCGATCCCCACGGCCGTGAGCACTGGGCGGAGATGCTGGCCAACCCCCGCAAGCCCGTGGAACACTGGCATCAGCTGGTGGAG GAAAAGACTTTGTCCAGCTTCACGAAAGGCAGCAAAGgattgtcagagaaagagaattcagaGTGA
- the SYT3 gene encoding synaptotagmin-3 isoform X2: protein MSGDYEDDLCRRALILVSDLCARVRDADTNDRCQEFNDLRIRGYPRGPDADISVSLLSVIVTFCGIVLLGVSLFVSWKLCWVPWRDKGGSAVGGGPLRKDLGPGVGLAGLVGGGGHHLGAGLGGHPLLGGPHHHAHTTHHPPFAELLEPGSLGGSDPPEPSYLDMDSYPEAAAAAVAAGVKPSQTSPELPSEGGAGSGLLLLPPSGGGLPSAQSHQQVTSLAPRYPALPRPLTQQTLTPQPDPGSEERPPALPLPLPGGEEKAKLIGQIKPELYQGTGPGGRRGGGAPGSGDAGGGAPCGRISFALRYLYGSDQLVVRILQALDLPAKDSNGFSDPYVKIYLLPDRKKKFQTKVHRKTLNPVFNETFQFSVPLAELAQRKLHFSVYDFDRFSRHDLIGQVVLDNLLELAEQPPDRPLWRDIVEGGSEKADLGELNFSLCYLPTAGRLTVTIIKASNLKAMDLTGFSDPYVKASLISEGRRLKKRKTSIKKNTLNPTYNEALVFDVAPESVESVGLSIAVVDYDCIGHNEVIGVCRVGPDAADPHGREHWAEMLANPRKPVEHWHQLVEEKTLSSFTKGSKGLSEKENSE from the exons ATGTCAGGCGACTACGAGGATGACCTCTGCCGGCGGGCACTCATCCTGGTCTCAGACCTCTGTGCACGGGTCCGAGATGCCGACACCAATGACAGGTGCCAGGAGTTCAACGACCTGCGAATTCGAGGCTATCCCCGGGGCCCAGATGCAG ACATCTCCGTGAGCCTGCTGTCGGTCATCGTGACATTCTGTGGCATTGTCCTTCTGGGCGTCTCCCTCTTCGTGTCCTGGAAATTGTGCTGGGTGCCCTGGCGGGACAAGGGAGGCTCAGCAGTGGGCGGGGGCCCCCTGCGCAAAGACCTAGGCCCTGGGGTTGGGCTGGCAGGCCTGGTAGGCGGTGGTGGGCACCATCTGGGGGCTGGCCTGGGTGGCCATCCTCTGCTGGGGGGTCCACACCACCATGCCCACACCACCCACCATCCGCCCTTCGCTGAGCTGCTGGAGCCAGGCAGCCTGGGGGGCTCTGACCCCCCTGAGCCCTCCTACTTGGACATGGACTCATACCCAGAGGCGGCGGCAGCTGCAGTGGCCGCTGGGGTCAAACCGAGCCAGACATCTCCTGAACTCCCCTCTGAGGGAGGTGCAGGCTCTGGGCTGCTCCTGCTGCCCCCCAGTGGTGGGGGCTTGCCCAGTGCCCAGTCGCATCAGCAGGTCACAAGCCTGGCACC CAGGTACCCAGCCCTACCCCGGCCCCTCACCCAGCAGACCCTGACCCCCCAGCCGGACCCTGGCAGTGAGGAGCGGCCGCCTGCCCTACCCTTACCCTTGCCGGGCGGGGAGGAAAAAGCCAAACTCATCGGGCAGATCAAGCCAGAGCTGTATCAGGGGACTGGACCAGGCGGCCGGCGCGGCGGCGGGGCCCCGGGCTCCGGAGATGCCGGTGGGGGGGCGCCCTGTGGCCGCATCAGTTTCGCCCTGCGGTACCTCTATGGCTCAGACCAGCTGGTGGTGCGGATCCTGCAGGCCTTGGACCTCCCGGCCAAGGACTCCAACGGCTTCTCAGACCCCTACGTCAAGATCTACCTGCTGCCAGACCGCAAGAAAAAGTTCCAGACCAAG GTCCACAGGAAGACGCTGAACCCTGTGTTCAATGAGACATTCCAGTTCTCCGTGCCGCTGGCTGAGCTGGCCCAGCGCAAACTGCACTTCAGCGTCTATGACTTCGACCGCTTCTCGCGGCACGACCTCATCGGCCAAGTGGTGCTGGACAACCTCCTGGAGCTGGCTGAGCAGCCCCCCGACCGCCCACTCTGGAGGGACATCGTGGAGGGCGGCTCG GAAAAGGCAGATCTTGGGGAGCTCAACTTCTCACTCTGCTACCTCCCCACGGCTGGGCGCCTCACCGTGACTATCATCAAAGCCTCTAACCTCAAAGCGATGGACCTCACCGGCTTCTCAG ACCCCTACGTGAAGGCCTCTCTGATCAGTGAGGGGCGGCGTTTGAAGAAGCGGAAAACCTCCATCAAGAAGAACACACTGAACCCCACGTACAACGAGGCGCTGGTGTTCGACGTGGCCCCGGAGAGCGTGGAGAGCGTGGGGCTCAGCATCGCGGTGGTAGACTACGATTG CATCGGGCACAACGAGGTGATTGGCGTGTGCCGCGTGGGCCCGGACGCCGCCGATCCCCACGGCCGTGAGCACTGGGCGGAGATGCTGGCCAACCCCCGCAAGCCCGTGGAACACTGGCATCAGCTGGTGGAG GAAAAGACTTTGTCCAGCTTCACGAAAGGCAGCAAAGgattgtcagagaaagagaattcagaGTGA